The genomic DNA ATTCAATCTATATATGTACGAAAACGGCCACACTGCAGAGATTGACGCAATCTTTGCTGCAAACCCACGCGCCAAAATTGAGTTCGATAGTGTGCGGGATATTGAGCGTACGCACCCAACAACATTGTCGATGATCGCGGCATTAGGTTGGACGGATGATCAAGTTGATCAGATGTGGGAACAAGCATTAACACTATAAAGGACAGTATTCAAACTATTCAGTATGAAAAACTGAATAATGAAAAACCGCCATAAATCCTCAAAAATGAATCCAAAATCAGAGCAAGATTGTGGATTCACACATGGCAGACAAATTCCTCCACGGTATTGAGAACGTCACTGTCGATGATGGCACACGCCCGATCACGACAGTACGCAGCTCAACCATCGGTTTGATTGGTACAGCACCACTCGCAGACGAAACAGCATTCCCTTTAAACACGCCGGTACTCATTGCCGGTTCACGCCTTGAAGCCGCCAAACTCGGTACAACCGGTACATTACCAGACGCGATTGATTCAATCTTTGACCAGATCGGCGCCGTGGTAGTGGTGGTCCGTGTCGAGCAAGGTCTGACAGACACCGAAACACTGGCCAATATTTTGGGCGGTGTGGATGCTGTTACGGGTCAGTATGAAGGCGTACATGCATTCCTTGCAGCAGAAAACATGCTCGGTTTCGTACCGAAGATTCTACTTGCACCAGGCTTTACTCAAACCCGCACTTCAGGCGGCGTGCTGACTGTTGGCGTGACTGCTGGCGGTACAGGCTATACCGATGGCACTTACAACCTGACAGTGACTGGTGCAGGGACTGGTGCCGTGATTACCGCAACAGTTCTGGGTGGCATCGTCACCAGTACCGCAATTGTGAATCCGGGTAGTGGTTATGCAGTTGCACCGACCTTGGCACTTCCAGCCGGAGCGGGTGCAGGAACTGGTGCGACATTCAGCATCACTGTGGGCACCGTGGGTAACGCCGTAGTGGCGGAAATGATTGGCATTGCTGAACGTTTAAAATCTGTAATTATTGCCGATGGCCCGAATACCAATGATGCCGATGCAATCGCGTATTCTGGTGACTTCGGTTCCAAGCGTGTGTTCCTGGTTGATCCAAAAGCATTGAAAATTGATAGTACAGGCGCAATTGCGACATCTTGGGCAAGTGCGCATGTTGCCGGCCTGATTGCCAAGTCAGACAATGATCGTGGCTGGTGGTGGTCACCATCAAATCAGGAGATCAACGGCATTGTCGGTACAGCACGTGCGATTGATTTCCAGATGGGTGACGCGAACTGTCGCGCCAATTTGCTGAATGAAAAAAATGTCACCACCATCATCCGTCAAAACGGCTATCGTTTATGGGGTAACCGGACATTGTCCAGTGATCCTAAATGGCAATTCCTGTGTGTGGTGCGTACGGCAGACATGATCGACGAATCATTGAAAGCAGCGCATTTGTTGGCGGTGGATCGTGGCATCACCAAGAACTATGTGAATGATGTGGTCGAAGGTGTCAATGAATACCTACGTTACCTGAAAAACATCGGGGCGATTTTGGGTGGTCAATGTTGGGCAGATCCAGAGCTGAATTCGGCCTTGGTGATCAAATCAGGTAAAGTCTATTTTGACTTTGACTTCACGCCAGTTTATCCAGCAGAGCACATTATTTTCCGCTCGCATTTGGTGGATGACCACATCAAAGACATTTTTGCGTAAGAGGGCATAAAGCATGAGCGTAGCAAAGAATATTCGCAAGAATTTCAACCTGTTTGTAGATGGTCGTGGTTATGCCGGACAAACTGATGAGTTTAACTTTCCAGAACTCAGCCTGCAGACCGAAGAATACCGTGCTGGCGGTATGGATGCACCGATTGACCTGACCACCGGTTTGGAAAAGCTGGTGGCTGACTTTACTTTGAGCTCAGCCAGTAAAGATGTGATGTCGTTATTCAGCGTGCGTGAAGGTGCACAGGTGAAGTTTACCGTGCGTGAAGCCATGGAGGATTTTGACGGTACAGTGGGCAGTATCGTGCACAACCTGACAGGGAAAATTATCAAGATTGCCCAGGGTGGTGCCAAGGCTGGCGAAGTGCCAAAAGACAAATATGAGCTGTCTTTGACCTATTACAAAAAGACCATCAATGGCGCTGTGATCCATGAAATCGACGTGATCAACATGGTTTCGATCATCAATGGTAAAGACGTTCTTTCAGATATCCGTTCAGCATTGGGAATGTAAAAAATGACGCAACAACTACCAGAGTACATTACAGAAACGGCTGAAGGTGACTATCAGATTACCCTCAGTAAAGCGGTGGATATTGATGGTGCCAAGGTGTCGGTTTTAACCCTGCGTGAGCCGACGGTTCAGGACATGCTGGCAGCAGAACTACAGAGCAAGGGACAAGGCGCAGCGCAGCAGGAAATCAACCTGCTGGCAAACCTGTGCGACGTAGCACCAGAGCATATTAAAAGCATGACGTTGAAGAACTACAGCCGTATGCAGGAAGCCTTCAAACTTTTTACATCATAAGTGCAAAAGACATCCGTGCTTTTGTACTGGGCTTGGCTTCATATACTTCATGGCCACTGTCAGAAATTCAAGCGTTAAGAATTTCGCAGTTGCTGTGGTGGTGTGAGGACTTGCCAAAGGAATGAGAGAGTAGCCGTAATGGCTGCTTTTTCGTTTTGAAAAACTGAATAATGATAAATCACGCCGTCCTCAGCAGAATTAAGCCATGAATTAAACCCATGTGATTGAAATGGCAAACAAGCGTTTAAATGCGATTATTGAAATCGGTGGCACAGTCTCGGGCACATTGCGCTCGGCCATCGGTTCAACCACCAGCCAGCTGTCGAAAATCGGTAGTGAAATTACCAAAGTCAAAAACAACCAGCGCCAGCTGGGTGATGCAATTAAAACATTCGGCGGTATGGGCAAGGATGTTGATAATCTGCGAACAAAATATGCAGCCACCGTCACTGAATTAAAAAAACTCGAGTCAGCACAGTCACGTTTAAACAAAGTTGAAAGCGCACGTCTGCAAAACAGCAAAAAGTTTGCGGAACTGCAAAGCCAGATCGGGGCCGCCGTTGCCACTGCTGCGACGATGACCGCACCGGTCGTGATGGCCGCCAAATTTGAAACCGCCATGCTGGGTGTGGCCAAGCAGCTGGAAGGTGCCCGTGATCAAAATGGCAACCTGACCAAAACCTATTTCGATATGCAGAAACAGGTACAGCTGCTTGGGCGTGAACTGCCGATTGCCACCAATGAGATCGCCGCCATGGTATCGGCGGGTCTGCGTATGGGCATTGCCGGGGATGAGGTGGTCGGCTTTACCCGTAAAACAGCCGAGATGGCCACAGCCTTTGAATTGCCGGTAGAAGAACTGGCAGACAACATGGGTAAAATTGCCAATATGTACAAGATCCCGATTCCAGCAATCGGTGATCTGGCAGACTCGATCAACTATCTGGATGACAATGCCATCGCCAAAGGTGGCGACATCATCGATTTTATGCAGCGTGTCGGCGGTACGGCTGCAATGGTGAAAGTCAGCAGCAAGGAAACGGCTGCACTGGGTTCGACATTACTCACCCTGGGTGAAAAATCAGAAACTGCATCGACCGCAATTAACGCCGTATTCTCAAAATTGGGGGCAGCAAATACACAATCAAAACCGTTTAAAGAAATGGTTAAAGAATTGGGCATGTCCACCGGGGAGCTTGGTCGTGGCATGCAGACCAATGCCATCGGCACCATCTTTAAAGTGATGGATGAAATTAAAAAATTACCCAAGCTGGCCGCAGATGGTAAAACCTCGCAGATTGATGCGGTGGCGACCTTATTCGGCGCTGAACACTGGGATACGTTCTCTAAACTGTTAGAAAACCGTGGAGAACTGGAAAAACAGATTGCACTGGCAAACAGCACGGCAGCCAAGGGCAGTATGGGCCGTGAGTTTCAGGCACGTATGGCGACCACGGAAGCGCAATGGTCCACATTGAAAAACCGCGCCTCTGAATTAGCTGTGAATGTGGGCAGTGTGCTGCTGCCTGCTGTCAATGCGGTGATGGGTCAGATCGGTAGTGTAGTTTCGATTGTGGCGGACTGGTCGCAAGCCAATCCAGCCTTGACCAGAACTATTGTGACAGCTGCGGTGGCCTTGGGTACATTTAAAATCGGTTTGCTTGCTACACGTTTGGCTATGATTGCGATCAAGTCACCACTGTTGGCCAGTGTTGGCATGTTTGCACGCCTACAGGCTAGTCTTGCCATGTCGCGCTTATCCTTTACCCGTTTTGTGCCAGTCATCAAGCAAGTTGGATTTGCCTTGCTGCGCACACCTTGGGGCCTTGCAGCCGCTGCCGCCGTCGCTGCGGGTCTGATGATTTACAAATACTGGGACCACATCAAGGCGTTCTTTTCTGGATTCTGGACGGGACTACAGCAAGGCATTGCGCCGTTTAAACAGGCGGTGGTCGGCCTGGTTGCGACTGTCCCTTTGCTGGGCAAGGCATGGGATTTGGTGAGTTCAGCCGTATCTACAGTATTCACCTGGTTTACTCAACTATTGGCACCTGTGAATGCTAGTAAGGAGCAAATTGCAGGTGCGACCAATGCTGGTGTTTCATTCGGTAATTTGGTCGGCGGTGCAATCAATTTGGTACTTGCACCATTAAAACTAGTCGTGAATCTGTTCACCTGGATCATGAACAATGCTGGAAAAGTTATTGGCATGGTTCAAGCTGTCGCTAATTCCAATGTGGCACAAAAAATAGGTGGTGCTGTAACCGCTGCTAAAAATTTTGTGACCGGTGGAGGAGTATCTAAACCACCTACATCGATTGCACGTCCAGCACAAAAACCACCACAGGTCCGTGGTGCACAATCCTTTATGGGCAGTCAAAGCAGTTCATTTGCACCATCATTCACAATTAATGCTGCACCTGGGCAAAGCCCGGATCAGATTGCCGATGCTGTCATGCGCAAGCAAAAGCAGGCACAAGGGGTGCAACAACGTAGTTCTATGGTCGACTGGGGGTATGCTCAATAATGAAAGGTCAAATTTACGGCTCATTTTTAACCATGATGCGTCTTGGTTATTTCAAGTTTGCTATTTATACCGCAGCCTATCAGGAGCTTAACCGCAGCACCCAGTATCAGTGGGGTGAACAGCCAGTATTTGGTGGTTGGGATAACCTTCAGTTTTTGGGACCTGGGCAAGATACACAAACCTTAACTGGGGTGATATTTCCAGAATACAAAGGTGGAACTGGTCAGCTCAATGCATTGCGTGAAATGGCCAGTAAAGGTCGTCCACGATTGTTAATTTCTGGAACTGGAAAGATTCTGGATTATTGGGTGATTACCCAGATTGATGAAGGGCAATCCAAATTTGCTGCACTTGGTGTTCCACGCCGTCAGGAGTTCACCATCACGTTACGTAAATTTGGTGAGAAGTCAGGTAATCTAGGCCTAGTACAAGGCATCATGAATGCAACGGGGTACTCACTGTAATGGCAGCAACATATAGAACCAAAGAGGGTGATACGATTGATTATATTGCCTACCAGTATTATGGGCATACCAACAATCTAGTGGTAGAGAAAATACTGGAGGAGAATCCGCCGTTGGCAGAACAGCCAGCAGTATTGCCGCATGGCATCATGATTATATTGCCAGATGAGCAGGTCACAGCCGTCATCACCACTAATAAGGTGAAACTATGGGATTAAAGCCTTGTTTTAAAGTTATAGCAAATGGATCGGACATTAGTAATGTGATTGAAGAGCTGTTTGAATATATCTCGGTGACAGATCAGACTGGCATTGAATCTGATACCTGTGAAATCAGCCTGATTGATGATCCAGTCACACCGATTTCTATTCCACCACGTGGCGCAGAGATGGAAATATTAATGGGCTATGATGATGCACTTGTGCCAATGGGCAAGTACATCGTGGATGAAATCGAGCTGGAAGGACCACCGGAAAAGATGGTGATTCGTGGTCGTGCGGCTGCTCAAACTGCTTCAAAAAGCGGTCAGGTATCAATGCAGACACAGAAGAGTCGCACCTGGGCAAAAGACACCACAATTGAAGCCACTGTACGCAAGATCGCCAAAGAACATAACCTTGATTTTATGGTCAGTGATTCATTGAAAGCAGTGAAATTGCCGCAGACATCGCAGTCTGATGAATCTGATCTGTCTTTTCTATTCCGGCTTGCCAAACGTTACGATGCGATTTGCAAGCCAGCTGGTGCAAAACTGCTATTTGTGAAACGTGGTGAAATTCAACTGGATGTACTTTCTCTAACCCGTTATCAGCTGTCCAAGTGGAGCATGGTGCGAAGCTCACGTGATAGTACAGGCACAGTCATTGCTTATTGGCATGAGAAAGCCAAAGCGAAAAAGCATGAAGTGAAATTAGGTGATGGTGAACCGGTGCGCCGTTTACGTCATGCCTATGCGGATGCAGCCAGTGCAAAAGCAGGGGCTCAAGCAGCACTGGATAAATCAAAAAGGGATGAAGATAAACTGTCCATTACTTTGCCAGGTGATCCACACGTATCTGCCGAGTCGCCAGTGACCATTAGTGAAATACGTGATGGAATTAATGGGGATTGGATTGTGGATTCAGTGACACATAAAATCGATAAGTCTGTTGGGTTTAATACATCGTTTGAAGCGGTGAAAAATTTGAAGGATGAAGAGTAGTATCTATTCAGGGTAAGCATGTGTTTTAAGGGTGTGGCAATTTGCCATGCCCTTTTTGTTGTATTCAACGACATGGTTTTAATTATGGCGAATTCTACTTAATTAGAATTCCATTCCGAAATCCATGGCGTAGATTCTATCCCCAACTTAGGACATAGAGTTTACAGTGATGTGATTTTATTTTTTGCGTTACAGTTTGCGTTACAAGTAAAATATGGTTTTAATTAATTTATAAAATACAATATCTTAAGTTTCGGTTTAGATGCACGCTGAGCGCACCAAATCAATAGCTGAACATACAAAAATATAGTCTAAAAGCCTTTAAATACAAGGTTCTATAATAAAAACATAGCAAAACATAACAAAATAAATAAGGATATAGTTGCAAGTTATAAGGATATATATGAGGATATATTCGATTCTATCGACTTTTGTATCCTTATTCCGACTATGGCTAAGCACATAACACCTCTATCAGATTCAAAATGCACAAGCTCCAAGCCACAAGATAAAGATTATTCTTTATACGATGGACAGGGCTTAATTCTGTTTGTACGAAAAAGTGGCACTAAGGTATGGCGATATAAATATAAAAAAGCCAATGGCAAAGATGGGTTGATGACTTTGGGTAATTTCCCCGCATTAAGCCTAAAGTCAGCAAGAGATAAACGCCGTGAATATG from Acinetobacter sp. CS-2 includes the following:
- a CDS encoding phage tail assembly protein yields the protein MTQQLPEYITETAEGDYQITLSKAVDIDGAKVSVLTLREPTVQDMLAAELQSKGQGAAQQEINLLANLCDVAPEHIKSMTLKNYSRMQEAFKLFTS
- a CDS encoding phage tail sheath subtilisin-like domain-containing protein, which translates into the protein MADKFLHGIENVTVDDGTRPITTVRSSTIGLIGTAPLADETAFPLNTPVLIAGSRLEAAKLGTTGTLPDAIDSIFDQIGAVVVVVRVEQGLTDTETLANILGGVDAVTGQYEGVHAFLAAENMLGFVPKILLAPGFTQTRTSGGVLTVGVTAGGTGYTDGTYNLTVTGAGTGAVITATVLGGIVTSTAIVNPGSGYAVAPTLALPAGAGAGTGATFSITVGTVGNAVVAEMIGIAERLKSVIIADGPNTNDADAIAYSGDFGSKRVFLVDPKALKIDSTGAIATSWASAHVAGLIAKSDNDRGWWWSPSNQEINGIVGTARAIDFQMGDANCRANLLNEKNVTTIIRQNGYRLWGNRTLSSDPKWQFLCVVRTADMIDESLKAAHLLAVDRGITKNYVNDVVEGVNEYLRYLKNIGAILGGQCWADPELNSALVIKSGKVYFDFDFTPVYPAEHIIFRSHLVDDHIKDIFA
- a CDS encoding phage tail tape measure protein yields the protein MANKRLNAIIEIGGTVSGTLRSAIGSTTSQLSKIGSEITKVKNNQRQLGDAIKTFGGMGKDVDNLRTKYAATVTELKKLESAQSRLNKVESARLQNSKKFAELQSQIGAAVATAATMTAPVVMAAKFETAMLGVAKQLEGARDQNGNLTKTYFDMQKQVQLLGRELPIATNEIAAMVSAGLRMGIAGDEVVGFTRKTAEMATAFELPVEELADNMGKIANMYKIPIPAIGDLADSINYLDDNAIAKGGDIIDFMQRVGGTAAMVKVSSKETAALGSTLLTLGEKSETASTAINAVFSKLGAANTQSKPFKEMVKELGMSTGELGRGMQTNAIGTIFKVMDEIKKLPKLAADGKTSQIDAVATLFGAEHWDTFSKLLENRGELEKQIALANSTAAKGSMGREFQARMATTEAQWSTLKNRASELAVNVGSVLLPAVNAVMGQIGSVVSIVADWSQANPALTRTIVTAAVALGTFKIGLLATRLAMIAIKSPLLASVGMFARLQASLAMSRLSFTRFVPVIKQVGFALLRTPWGLAAAAAVAAGLMIYKYWDHIKAFFSGFWTGLQQGIAPFKQAVVGLVATVPLLGKAWDLVSSAVSTVFTWFTQLLAPVNASKEQIAGATNAGVSFGNLVGGAINLVLAPLKLVVNLFTWIMNNAGKVIGMVQAVANSNVAQKIGGAVTAAKNFVTGGGVSKPPTSIARPAQKPPQVRGAQSFMGSQSSSFAPSFTINAAPGQSPDQIADAVMRKQKQAQGVQQRSSMVDWGYAQ
- a CDS encoding phage late control D family protein — its product is MGLKPCFKVIANGSDISNVIEELFEYISVTDQTGIESDTCEISLIDDPVTPISIPPRGAEMEILMGYDDALVPMGKYIVDEIELEGPPEKMVIRGRAAAQTASKSGQVSMQTQKSRTWAKDTTIEATVRKIAKEHNLDFMVSDSLKAVKLPQTSQSDESDLSFLFRLAKRYDAICKPAGAKLLFVKRGEIQLDVLSLTRYQLSKWSMVRSSRDSTGTVIAYWHEKAKAKKHEVKLGDGEPVRRLRHAYADAASAKAGAQAALDKSKRDEDKLSITLPGDPHVSAESPVTISEIRDGINGDWIVDSVTHKIDKSVGFNTSFEAVKNLKDEE
- a CDS encoding tail protein X encodes the protein MAATYRTKEGDTIDYIAYQYYGHTNNLVVEKILEENPPLAEQPAVLPHGIMIILPDEQVTAVITTNKVKLWD
- a CDS encoding phage major tail tube protein, encoding MSVAKNIRKNFNLFVDGRGYAGQTDEFNFPELSLQTEEYRAGGMDAPIDLTTGLEKLVADFTLSSASKDVMSLFSVREGAQVKFTVREAMEDFDGTVGSIVHNLTGKIIKIAQGGAKAGEVPKDKYELSLTYYKKTINGAVIHEIDVINMVSIINGKDVLSDIRSALGM
- a CDS encoding phage tail protein — translated: MKGQIYGSFLTMMRLGYFKFAIYTAAYQELNRSTQYQWGEQPVFGGWDNLQFLGPGQDTQTLTGVIFPEYKGGTGQLNALREMASKGRPRLLISGTGKILDYWVITQIDEGQSKFAALGVPRRQEFTITLRKFGEKSGNLGLVQGIMNATGYSL